Sequence from the uncultured Flavobacterium sp. genome:
ACTCGAATATGAAAATTTCAACAAGTAAATGTATTTTTTGGCTGAATTATCTATTGGCTTTTAACATAAAAAATGTTTAATATTGCTTTTTGGTTCTTCACTTCGCTTAAAAAAATGCCTGTTTATAACAAATATGATGATCATACTTTAATTGTTCTTCTTAAGGAAGATGATCAATTAGCGTATACAGAAATTTTTGAAAGGTATTCCAGACTTTTAGTTAATCATGCTTATAAAATCCTTGGTAATCCTGATGAAGCAAATGATATTGTTCAGGAAATATTCTTAAGTATTTGGAACAAACGTTATGAATTAAAGATTACAGGTTCACTTTCTTCTTACTTGTACAAAGCAACAAAAAACAGAATATTAAATCATATCGCGCACGAAAAAGTGGTTTCGCGTTATGCAGATTCTATTTCGGATTTTATCGAAAGCGACTACATTTTAGCAGATTCTAAAATTAGAGAGCAAGAATTAGAAGCTATAATTGCAAAAGAAATTGCTTTGCTTCCTGAAAAAATGCGCGAAGTTTTTCTTTTAAGAAAAGTCGAAGAGCTTTCGTATGATGAAATTGCACTTCAATTGAATATTACAGATAAAACAGCCAAACAACAAGTTTATAATTCGCTAAAAATACTAAGAGAAAAACTCAAGTCTTTGGTAAGTGTTTTTATTTGGTAAATTATTCTAGTACTTATTGTTAATTTCTGTGATAAAATCTTCTCGTAACTTCCTTATTTGTAGTTATAAAATAACGTTGTTTTGATTTTATTAATAATATAATAATATTTTTTTAATTTTTTTTGGTCATTATCTATGACAAAAGTGGTTTCTAACTGTCTTACTTAAAACAGGACAAAATTTCGTGTTGTAATTATGAAGGAAAATGAAATTTTAGCATTGCTACAAAAATACCAGAAAGGTACTTTATCTCCTGAGGATCAGGATAAACTTGATGCGTGGTATTTGCACAAAGCTTCTAATAGCAATTTACAGCTTAGCGATTATGAACTTAACGATAGTTACGAATTGCTGAAATCGAAATTACCGTTGCAAAAAGAAACAAAAGTAATTCGCCTTTGGCCACGTGTAGCCGTTGCTGCTTCGATAGCTGTATTATTGGGTACGGGAATATTTTATTTTACTAAACCAAAAGAACAAATTATTCAGGTTGCAGCTAAACCACAGGAAATTGCTCCGGGCGGAACTCGAGGAATCCTGACGCTTTCAAACGGAAAGCAAATTATTCTGGCGAATATTTCGGCAAAAGATACCATTGCAAAAGAAGGAGAAGAAGTTACGATTAAAATGGGCGCAAACGGAGTTATTACATATATCATAAATCCAAATGGTGATACTTCAAAAAATAATCCTAATTCATTCAATACACTTTCAACACCAACAGGCGGACAGTATAATATTGTTTTGGCAGATGGTACAAAAGTGTTTCTAAACGCAGTTTCATCAATCAAATATCCAAC
This genomic interval carries:
- a CDS encoding RNA polymerase sigma-70 factor, which codes for MPVYNKYDDHTLIVLLKEDDQLAYTEIFERYSRLLVNHAYKILGNPDEANDIVQEIFLSIWNKRYELKITGSLSSYLYKATKNRILNHIAHEKVVSRYADSISDFIESDYILADSKIREQELEAIIAKEIALLPEKMREVFLLRKVEELSYDEIALQLNITDKTAKQQVYNSLKILREKLKSLVSVFIW
- a CDS encoding DUF4974 domain-containing protein; protein product: MKENEILALLQKYQKGTLSPEDQDKLDAWYLHKASNSNLQLSDYELNDSYELLKSKLPLQKETKVIRLWPRVAVAASIAVLLGTGIFYFTKPKEQIIQVAAKPQEIAPGGTRGILTLSNGKQIILANISAKDTIAKEGEEVTIKMGANGVITYIINPNGDTSKNNPNSFNTLSTPTGGQYNIVLADGTKVFLNAVSSIKYPTQFNGDTRMVELEGEAYFEVAKNKNKPFIVKSDNQSIEVLGTHFNVHAYANESIVKTTLLEGSVAVSFKNQKAILKPGQQSNISENFSKIKIREVDTDEAIAWKNGRFKFDNADLKTVMRQLERWYGIKVEYRGDVSDVRFNGGTFMNKNLSEVLKVLELSDIKFKVEGKTVIVYP